Part of the Campylobacter sp. CNRCH_2014_0184h genome is shown below.
AGAGCGCTTTTTGCTTTTGTTTTGGTAAGTATTTTTATGCTTATTATGCTTTTTAGTGAAGAATTAATCACTAAAGTATGCGAATGGCTTGTGTATCCTTTATGTGCTATTTTATTTTTATTTTCTTTATATCTTATTCCACAATGGTCATTTGAAAGTTTTAGTGCTATTCCTGGTACGAAAGAATTTATCACTATAGTGTGGCTAACTTTACCAGTTTTAGTGTTTTCGTTTAATCACTCACCGGCTATTTCTACTTTTTCTCTAAGTGTAAAAAGAGAATATCCTGAAAATTCAGTACAAAAAGCAAATCAAATTTTACTTAGAACTTCTGTAATGTTACTTGCTTTTGTTATGTTTTTTGTGGTATCTTGTGTGCTTTCTTTAACTCCAGCTGAACTTGCTGAAGCAAGAGCGCAAAACATACCTGTGCTTTCTTATTTTGCTAATAAGCTTGATAATCCATTTATTTCTTATGGTGGTCCATTAATCGCATTTTTAGCAATTTCTAGTTCATTCTTTGGTCATTATTTTGGTGCTAGAGAAGGTGCTTATGGTATAGTTAGAAAATGCTGCAAATTAGCAGGCAATGAAAATCCTGATTTGAAAAAAATCGCAGTTTATTCTACTTTAGTAATGTATATTGTTATGTTAATTACTGCTTATGTAAATCCA
Proteins encoded:
- a CDS encoding aromatic amino acid transport family protein, whose product is MLSLFGTAVGAGILFLPIKAGVGGFWPVVVMALIIFPMVYLSHRALSRFVCQANGNDKDITHAAEEYFGRKVSIFISVLYFFAIFPICLAYCVGITNTFESFIYNQFLPLLDPNGSFASAISAMYQTSVNEQGKTIANLLPFYRALFAFVLVSIFMLIMLFSEELITKVCEWLVYPLCAILFLFSLYLIPQWSFESFSAIPGTKEFITIVWLTLPVLVFSFNHSPAISTFSLSVKREYPENSVQKANQILLRTSVMLLAFVMFFVVSCVLSLTPAELAEARAQNIPVLSYFANKLDNPFISYGGPLIAFLAISSSFFGHYFGAREGAYGIVRKCCKLAGNENPDLKKIAVYSTLVMYIVMLITAYVNPSILGFIESLGGPIIAAILFLMPMIAIYTVSKMKKFQNKALDAFVFITGILTIITVIYTF